The Camelina sativa cultivar DH55 chromosome 14, Cs, whole genome shotgun sequence genome includes a window with the following:
- the LOC104743161 gene encoding ATPase family AAA domain-containing protein At1g05910, producing MHPKRSSQGDGSVTQPVRSSDRLRRRPKSFGRSYYFYSPNSLHNRKRKTKTRTAASQIAKMLHKGNRPARASNATPIASDLRRSTRKRRISVNLEDYTDSSGAEDEDMMSPAYRTLRNRVNKKFSTSKSRKGMETELAPRREGLRPRRSKTIANKRLKTESGADQDTSEEKDGQDETENGNELDDHDVDDGEDEVEVENEGNGEDEGDGEDEEEEDGDDDEEGDEEQEGRKRYDLRNRAEVRRMPTEGINKQQQPRSPRRVLHQGMGTRVGRDARRGGSRPHKRHRFTRGGLSEYINDLKEMVFFPLLYPEFFASYSITPPRGVLLCGPPGTGKTLIARALACAASKAGQKVSFYMRKGADVLSKWVGEAERQLKLLFEEAQRNQPSIIFFDEIDGLAPVRSSKQEQIHNSIVSTLLALMDGLDSRGQVVLIGATNRVDAIDGALRRPGRFDREFNFSLPGCEARAEILDIHTRKWKDPPTRELKEELAATCVGYCGADLKALCTEAAIRAFREKYPQVYTSDDKFAIDVGLVKVEKSHFVEAMSAITPAAHRGSVVQSRPLSPVVLPCLHRHLLESMSLISDIFPSSATSSELTKLSILSFGSAIPLVYRPRLLLLGGEGVGLDHLGPAILHELEKFPIHSLGLPSLLSDPGAKTPEEALVHIFSEARRTTPSILYIPMFNNWWENAHEQLRAVFLTLLEELPSNLPILLLATSYGELSDMEEQSVFDNRSVYNVDKPSSEDRSLFFDRLIEAALSVISGLNGKSDGRQSLPELPKVPKEPTGPKPAEIKAKVEAEQHALRRLRMCLRDVCNRILYDKRFSAFHFPVTDEDAPNYRSIIQNPMDTATLLQRVDSGQYLTCSPFLQDVDLIVRNAKAYNGDDYAGARIVSRANELRDVVHGMLSQMDPALLTYCDKIAAEGGPSQIPDDLSGSLLGLAPVVQMGTVPRTSARLRNVQPEINLDRDYEGVKKPKKTVDTVCTDSAADRVQHQDSDQEMPCQEATNSNSSAPSADGDKEDQSEQPRKEEGPGEEVSGDCSRDSAKPDEEISKRIEIVKVLLMERTDKYNIPQMERLYTRIMKGVLETLDKGLRDDDNNPKHSILRFLSEFAQHEANF from the exons ATGCATCCCAAGCGATCTAGCCAAGGAGATGGGTCAGTTACTCAGCCAGTTAGAAGCAGTGATAGGCTTAGGAGGAGGCCCAAATCGTTTGGTCGCTCATACTATTTTTACTCACCAAATTCGTTACAtaataggaaaagaaaaaccaagacAAGAACGGCAGCCTCCCAGATCGCAAAGATGCTGCACAAAGGGAACCGTCCAGCAAGGGCATCCAATGCCACG CCAATTGCATCCGACCTCCGGCGTTCCACAAGGAAGAGAAGAATTTCTGTAAATCTTGAGGACTATACGGATAGTTCTGGAGCAGAGGATGAAGATATGATG AGTCCAGCATATCGAACTTTGAGGAATCGAGTTAATAAAAAATTCTCAACTTCAAAAAGTAGAAAGGGCATGGAAACTGAATTGGCACCACGGCGTGAAGGTCTCCGTCCTCGTCGTTCAAAAACAATTGCTAACAAACGACTGAAAACAGAATCCGGCGCTGATCAAGATACATCAGAGGAGAAAGATGGCCAGGATGAAACCGAGAATGGGAATGAATTAGATGATCATGATGTagatgatggtgaagatgagGTTGAAGTTGAAAACGAGGGTAATGGAGAAGATGAGGGTGATGgcgaagatgaggaagaagaagatggtgatgatgatgaggagggtGATGAAGAGCAGGAGGGAAGGAAGAGATATGATCTGCGAAACCGTGCTGAAGTGCGGAGGATGCCTACAGAAGGAATtaacaagcaacaacaacctAGATCTCCGCGGAGAGTGTTGCATCAAGGCATGGGCACAAGGGTTGGAAGAGATGCTAGGAGAGGTGGGTCTCGGCCTCACAAACGCCATCGCTTTACAAGA GGTGGACTATCTGAATACATTAATGATTTGAAGGAAATGGTTTTCTTTCCGTTGCTGTATCCAGAGTTCTTTGCAAGTTATAGTATTACTCCTCCCAGAGGTGTATTGCTATGTGGTCCTCCAGGCACTGGTAAAACGCTGATTGCTCGAGCATTAGCATGTGCTGCTTCAAAAGCTGGACAGAAAGTTAGCTTTTATATGCGAAAGGGTGCTGATGTTCTTAGCAAGTGGGTTGGTGAGGCTGAGAGACAACTAAAGCTACTCTTTGAGGAGGCTCAGCGAAATCAGCCTTCCATAatcttttttgatgaaattgatGGTCTTGCTCCTGTAAGATCTAGCAAACAAGAACAAATACATAATTCTATTGTTTCAACTTTGCTGGCGCTGATGGATGGCCTTGATTCTCGTGGTCAAGTTGTTCTCATTGGAGCAACAAACAGGGTAGATGCAATAGATGGAGCGCTACGCCGCCCTGGCAGATTCGATAGGGAGTTCAATTTTTCTTTACCAGGCTGCGAAGCTCGAGCAGAGATATTGGATATTCACACTCGTAAATGGAAGGATCCACCTACCAGGGAGCTTAAAGAAGAGCTGGCAGCTACTTGTGTAGGATATTGTGGTGCTGATCTAAAAGCTTTGTGCACTGAAGCTGCCATTCGTGCTTTTCGTGAAAAATATCCACAAGTTTATACAAGTGATGATAAATTTGCCATAGATGTTGGGTTGGTTAAGGTTGAGAAGAGCCACTTTGTAGAGGCAATGTCAGCTATTACTCCTGCTGCCCATAGAGGGTCTGTTGTGCAATCCAGACCACTCTCTCCGGTTGTATTGCCATGTTTACATCGACACCTCCTTGAATCCATGAGCTTAATATCAGATATTTTTCCCTCATCAGCCACGTCGTCAGAGTTGACAAAGCTGTCAATTCTTTCATTTGGATCTGCTATTCCTCTTGTTTATCGTCCTCGACTTCTGCTGCTTGGTGGTGAAGGAGTTGGACTG GATCATCTTGGGCCTGCAATTTTACATGAGCTAGAAAAATTTCCTATTCATTCTCTGGGACTTCCATCTCTCCTTTCCGATCCTGGAGCAAAGACCCCGGAGGAGGCGCTAGTACATATATTTAGTGAAGCTAGGAGAACGACACCTTCAATACTTTACATACCGATGTTTAATAATTGGTGGGAAAAT GCTCATGAACAGCTTAGGGCTGTATTCCTGACTTTGTTAGAAGAATTGCCATCAAATCTACCCATATTATTACTTGCTACATCTTATGGCGAATTATCTGACATGGAAGAGCAGTCAGTATTTGACAATAGATCTGT ATATAATGTGGACAAACCATCAAGCGAAGACAGGTCTTTGTTCTTTGACCGTTTGATTGAAGCTGCTCTCTCAGTCATTTCAGGCTTAAACGGCAAATCTGATGGACGACAATCCCTCCCAGAACTTCCCAAGGTTCCAAAAGAACCTACTGGTCCAAAACCCGCAGAAATAAAAGCCAAGGTGGAAGCTGAGCAGCATGCCCTTCGACGATTGCGTATGTGTCTCAGAGATGTTTGCAATAG GATACTATATGATAAAAGATTCAGCGCATTTCACTTCCCAGTTACTGACGAGGATGCTCCGAACTACCGCTCTATAATTCAAAATCCAATGGATACGGCTACTCTGCTGCAGCGTGTCGATTCTGGGCAGTATCTAACATGTTCACCGTTCTTGCAAGATGTTGATCTCATTGTGAGAAATGCCAAG GCTTACAATGGAGATGATTATGCTGGAGCAAGAATTGTCAGTCGAGCCAATGAGCTTCGAGATGTA GTGCACGGGATGCTGTCACAGATGGACCCAGCACTGCTAACATATTGTGATAAGATTGCCGCTGAAGGTGGTCCTTCACAGATACCAGATGATCTGAGTGGATCTCTCCTTGGTTTAGCTCCTGTTGTGCAGATGGGAACTGTTCCTAGAACCAGTGCCCGACTTCGAAATGTGCAGCCAGAGATTAATTTAGATCGAGATTATGAAGGTGTTAAAAAGCCCAAGAAAACCGTGGATACTGTCTGTACAG ATTCAGCTGCAGACAGAGTACAACACCAAGATTCAGACCAAGAAATGCCATGTCAGGAAGCGACCAACTCAAATTCATCAGCTCCTTCAGCAGATGGTGATAAAGAAGACCAAAGCGAGCAGCCAAGAAAAGAGGAGGGTCCTGGGGAAGAAGTAAGTGGTGATTGTTCCCGCGATTCTGCTAAGCCGGATGAAGAAATATCAAAGCGAATAGAAATCGTAAAGGTACTACTCATGGAGCGCACTGACAAGTACAACATTCCGCAGATGGAGAGGCTTTACACCCGAATCATGAAGGGTGTTCTTGAGACTTTGGACAAAGGGCTTCGTGATGATGACAACAACCCTAAGCAttcaattttgagatttttgtcgGAATTCGCTCAGCATGAGGCGAATTTCTGA
- the LOC104739142 gene encoding B3 domain-containing protein At1g05920-like, which produces MSLRQSKIHVTEHHVASVPKTTVPEDKDVILMRILSNVPRRRRTTYEYVPPQTITNTPPEWLVQVMSRMEGTHDPKLIIEKTLDLNDVDPCQNRLSIPINNVIQNDFLTLDEARMIDDDDITNEGNMCVGAFLVDQRTKKWNVGFKQWFMTTSSGSSYWSFVLRGEWSNVVETNGLKQGDKISLWSFRSSEILCFALVPPTSSVVDSVNK; this is translated from the coding sequence atgagTTTGCGACAGTCAAAGATTCACGTAACAGAGCATCACGTTGCTTCTGTCCCCAAGACTACTGTCCCAGAAGATAAAGACGTGATATTGATGAGAATCTTGAGTAACGTccccagaagaagaaggactACTTACGAATACGTCCCTCCGCAAACGATAACGAACACACCGCCGGAATGGCTTGTTCAGGTGATGAGTCGCATGGAAGGAACTCATGATCCGAAACTAATCATAGAGAAGACTCTGGACTTGAACGACGTTGATCCATGCCAAAACCGTCTCTCAATCCCTATCAATAACGTAATCCAAAACGATTTCTTGACGCTTGACGAGGCCAGAATGATTGATGACGACGACATCACTAACGAAGGGAATATGTGTGTGGGAGCGTTTCTTGTGGATCAACGAACGAAAAAGTGGAACGTGGGTTTCAAACAATGGTTTATGACGACTAGTTCAGGGAGCAGCTACTGGAGTTTTGTGTTGCGTGGTGAATGGAGCAACGTCGTTGAGACTAATGGATTGAAACAAGGCGACAAAATCAGTCTTTGGTCTTTCAGGTCCAGTGAAATCCTCTGTTTTGCACTTGTTCCTCCGACTAGCTCTGTTGTTGATTCtgtaaataagtaa
- the LOC104743162 gene encoding B3 domain-containing protein At1g05930-like encodes MTNDDDRADEKKTTVLADVATAKLSDDEEQRKRKGKAKIVIVSKECKEESEKKSEEKRCFDHVPRKIRRTLRFPQPDFENPNGASSSSPCSSLPFENSYRPSTSSSSSSSPCSFLNYENYMAMMMRRPPNPTYRSSPYSPLTDRTIPERCGLSQRWGINRGFNKKPRVASFSRREMPRWLVHVMRDMNAQDATLIFEKTLLATDLNPHQSRFLMPFDCLIRNDFLTPEERSIVEEEDMDMDNDEKIEVGALLVDPRSVKWGVVIKRSEMTTCSGNKSWGYCLDCGWNDIVNANEFKVGDNIVVWSFRSRGVLCFALVLVPLPLFL; translated from the coding sequence ATGACAAACGACGATGATCGCGCGGATGAGAAGAAGACGACGGTGTTGGCGGATGTCGCGACGGCTAAGTTGTCCGACGATGAAGAACAacgcaaaagaaaaggaaaagccAAGATCGTGATCGTCTCTAAGGAATGCAAAGAAGAGAGCGAGAAGAAGAGCGAAGAGAAGAGATGCTTCGATCATGTTCCAAGAAAGATAAGGCGTACGCTAAGATTCCCACAACCAGACTTTGAAAACCCTAATGgggcttcttcttcatcgccttgTTCTTCTTTGCCCTTTGAAAATTCTTATAGgccttctacttcttcttcctcttcttcatcgccTTGTTCTTTTTTGAACTATGAAAACTACATGGCTATGATGATGAGAAGACCACCAAACCCTACTTACCGATCGTCTCCGTATTCTCCCTTGACGGATAGAACAATCCCCGAGAGATGTGGGCTGTCACAGAGGTGGGGTATTAATCGTGGATTCAATAAGAAACCTAGGGTTGCTTCTTTTTCAAGGAGAGAGATGCCGCGGTGGCTTGTTCACGTGATGAGAGACATGAACGCACAAGACGCGACActgatctttgagaagactctGTTAGCAACTGATCTCAACCCACATCAGAGCCGTTTCTTAATGCCTTTCGACTGTTTAATCAGAAACGACTTCTTGACGCCTGAGGAGAGGAGTatcgtagaagaagaagacatggaCATGGACAACGATGAGAAGATCGAAGTGGGAGCGCTTCTCGTCGATCCAAGGTCTGTAAAGTGGGGTGTGGTTATAAAGAGGTCGGAGATGACGACGTGTTCAGGAAACAAAAGCTGGGGTTACTGTTTGGATTGTGGTTGGAACGACATCGTCAATGCTAATGAATTCAAAGTCGGCGACAACATCGTTGTTTGGTCGTTCAGGAGCCGTGGAGTCCTCTGCTTTGCCCTTGTTcttgttcctcttcctctttttctctag
- the LOC104743163 gene encoding B3 domain-containing protein At3g25182-like, with amino-acid sequence MTTNDEAETKKMWANLYVLADAAAMVYDEEQRERKGKAKIVSEEEDEESKKKSFFDLVPRKISTSSMSHAMSQWSRSSKAALFSRTTRWLIQVMRDMNGEVPKLICEKTLIVADVNPKKSRLSIPFNLLIRNDFLTAVESRIIEEDINKDENIGVGALLVDQRTKIWGVILKKCDMKNGSWDYSLVCGWDDVVKANGFKHGDYISLWSFRCRGILCFALVPPSQ; translated from the exons ATGACTACAAACGACGAGGCTGAGACAAAGAAGATGTGGGCGAACCTCTATGTACTGGCGGATGCAGCGGCTATGGTGTATGATGAAGAACAACGCGAAAGAAAAGGAAAGGCCAAGATTGtctctgaggaagaagatgaagagagcaagaagaagagcttcttcGATCTTGTCCCAAGAAAGATAAG CACAAGCTCCATGAGCCATGCGATGTCTCAGTGGAGTCGTAGTAGTAAGGCTGCTCTTTTTTCAAGAACAACGAGGTGGCTTATTCAGGTGATGAGAGACATGAACGGAGAAGTCCCCAAACTCATCTGTGAGAAGACTCTGATCGTGGCTGATGTCAACCCAAAGAAGAGCCGTCTCTCAATACCATTCAACCTTTTAATCAGAAACGACTTCTTGACGGCTGTAGAATCGAGAATCATAGAAGAAGACATCAACAAAGATGAGAATATCGGAGTGGGAGCGCTTCTGGTGGATCAAAGGACTAAAATTTGGGGTGTGATTTTGAAGAAATGTGATATGAAGAACGGAAGCTGGGATTACAGTTTGGTTTGTGGGTGGGACGACGTCGTTAAGGCTAATGGATTCAAACACGGCGACTACATCAGTCTCTGGTCTTTCAGATGCCGTGGAATCCTCTGTTTTGCTCTTGTTCCTCCCTCACAATGA
- the LOC104763859 gene encoding uncharacterized protein LOC104763859 has translation MGVMSRRVLPACGNLCFFCPSLRARSRHPVKRYKKMLAEIFPRNQEAEPNDRKIGKLCEYASRNPLRIPKITEYLEQKCYKELRNGNIGSVKVVLCIYKKLLSSCKEQMPLFSCSLLSIVRTLLEQTRQEEVQILGCNTLVDFISLQTENSHMFNLEGLIPKLCQLAQEMGDDERSLQLRSAGMQALAFMVSFIGEHSQLSIDLDKIISVILENYMDLEKGQEDIKEVGQISETKIPNLSKTVSFKPNPVTDYKLENMDISKSPSYWSMVCLCNIAKLAKETTTVRRVLEPLLTAFDSGDYWNPQKGVASSVLLFLQSRLEESGQECHVLVSSLIKHLDHKNVMKQQGLQINMVNVATCLVLHAKQQASGAMTAVIADVIKQLRKCLQNEAESDVSADETKQNSDLQHALENCMAELSNKVGDAGPILDMLAVVLETISTNVVLSRTTASAVLRAANIVSVVPNVSYHKKVFPDALFHQLLLAMSHADCKTRFEAHNIFSVVLLRNLRLPWSDPQKETSEIVPGILSVDGTCTVRNQNISLQEEEKEKVENSLNGELRKDVNHTSQQFSCQSLDNLMDVDDGIKSLCSLRLSSHQVNMLLSSIWIQATATENAPENFEAMASTYQITLLFSLAKRSNHMALVRCFQLAFSLRNLSLNQDGGMQLSRRRSLFTFASYMLIFGAKISNILEIVPIVKESLTTQMVDPYLVMEEDIRLRAVCSGFPQEEAYGSDKDDSAALNSSVIVADDRRLKEIVITHFTSKFQTLSEEEQSILRKEIQSEFCRDDAHPLGGQLFTDTPGPSSPLNQIELPAFEEVELSEIAAFEGISPGASGSQSGHRTSLSANTNPVDVLSVNELLESVSETARQVASLPVSSIPVPYDQMMNQCEALVTGKQQKMSVLRSFKPEATKAITFSEDEEKEEQFLLKETEEAGEDDQKAMIVADVQPQDQLGFFSQEVPQNSFRLPPSSPYDKFLKAAGC, from the exons ATGGGGGTTATGTCCAGACGGGTTTTACCCGCCTGTGGTaacctctgtttcttctgtCCTTCTTTGAGGGCAAGGTCTAGGCATCCCGTTAAACGCTACAAGAAAATGCTCGCTGAAATCTTCCCTCGTAATCAG GAAGCTGAGCCAAATGATAGAAAAATTGGCAAGCTTTGTGAGTATGCGTCAAGGAATCCTTTACGAATCCCAAAG ATTACAGAGTACCTTGAGCAAAAATGTTACAAAGAATTGCGGAATGGAAATATTGGATCAGTTAAAGTTGTCTTATGCATTTATAAGAAACTGCTTTCTTCATGTAAAGAGCAGAT GCctctattttcttgtagtttgCTAAGCATTGTCCGAACTCTTTTGGAGCAAACACGACAGGAAGAAGTTCAGATCTTGGGCTGCAATACCCTTGTTGACTTTATAAGTTTACAG ACTGAGAATTCCCACATGTTCAACTTAGAAGGTCTAATCCCTAAACTTTGTCAACTTGCTCAAGAAATGGGGGATGATGAAAGATCACTCCAATTACGTTCAGCAGGAATGCAGGCTTTGGCATTCATG GTATCTTTCATTGGTGAGCATTCCCAACTATCAATAGACTTGGATAAG aTTATTTCTGTGATTCTGGAGAATTATATGGATTTGGAGAAGGGCCAAGAAGACATCAAAGAAGTTGGTCAAATTTCAGAAACGAAGATTCCCAACCTGAGTAAAACGGTTTCCTTCAAACCTAATCCGGTGACTGACTATAAGTTGGAAAACAT GGATATTTCGAAGAGCCCCTCATACTGGTCTATGGTTTGCCTCTGCAATATAGCCAAATTAGCAAAGGAAACTACAACTGTTCGTCGGGTTCTGGAACCGCTTTTGACTGCTTTTGACAGTGGAGATTACTGGAACCCTCAGAAGGGAGTTGCATCTTCTGTTTTATTGTTTCTGCAGTCTCGTCTGGAAGAATCAGGTCA AGAATGTCATGTGTTGGTATCTTCTTTGATCAAACACTTGGATCATAAAAATGTAATGAAGCAACAAGGTCTTCAGATTAACATGGTTAATGTAGCTACATGCCTTGTGCTACATGCTAAGCAGCAGGCTTCAGGCGCGATGACTGCTGTAATAGCGGACGTGATTAAGCAGTTGCGGAAATGCCTGCAAAATGAAGCTGAATCAGATGTGTCTGCTGATGAAACAAAGCAGAACTCAGACCTCCAGCATGCGTTAGAAAATTGCATGGCAGAGCTCTCAAATAAG gTTGGGGATGCCGGGCCCATTCTTGATATGTTGGCAGTGGTTCTTGAGACGATATCCACTAATGTCGTGCTTTCTAGAACCACAGCATCAGCCGTTCTCAGAGCTGCAAATATAGTATCCGTGGTCCCAAATGTTTCTTACCACAAGAAA GTATTTCCGGATGCCTTGTTTCACCAACTGCTCCTTGCGATGTCCCATGCAGATTGTAAGACTAGATTCGAGGCACACAATATTTTCTCCGTTGTGCTTCTTCGAAATCTTCGTTTGCCTTGGTCAGATCCACAAAAGGAAACCTCAGAAATTGTTCCTGGCATATTGTCAGTTGATGGAACCTGTACTGTAAGGAACCAGAATATTAGTTTAcaggaggaagagaaagaaaaagttgaGAACTCCTTAAATGGTGAACTGCGTAAAGATGTAAACCACACCAGTCAACAGTTTAGTTGTCAGTCTTTGGATAACTTAATGGATGTAGATGATGGTATAAAG TCATTATGTTCGCTGCGACTGAGTAGTCACCAAGTGAACATGCTTCTTTCATCCATATGGATCCAAGCAACTGCTACCGAGAATGCCCCTGAAAATTTTGAAGCCATGGCCAGCACGTATCAAATCACCTTACTGTTTTCATTGGCAAAG AGATCAAATCATATGGCTCTGGTGCGGTGTTTTCAGCTGGCATTCTCTCTTCGAAATCTCTCATTGAATCAAGATG GTGGTATGCAGCTTTCTCGTAGAAGATCTCTATTCACATTTGCATCATATATGCTCATTTTTGGTGCCAAGATTTCCAATATTCTGGAGATAGTTCCAATTGTCAAAGAATCTTTAACTACCCAAATG GTTGATCCTTATCTTGTGATGGAAGAAGATATCAGACTGCGTGCGGTATGTTCTGGATTTCCACAAGAAGAAGCATATGGATCTGACAAAGATGATAGTGCTGCTCTCAATTCTTCAGTGATTGTCGCAGATGATAGACGTCTGAAGGAAATCGTGATTACTCATTTTACATCGAAATTTCAGACATTATCAGAG GAGGAGCAGTCAATTTTGAGAAAGGAAATTCAGTCAGAGTTTTGCCGAGATGATGCACATCCGCTTGGTGGACAATTGTTCACGGATACACCAGGACCTAGTTCTCCTCTTAATCAAATAGAACTTCCAGCTTTTGAAGAG GTTGAGCTTTCAGAAATAGCGGCATTTGAAGGAATTTCCCCGGGGGCTAGTGGGAGTCAGTCTGGCCACAGAACATCATTGTCCGCAAACACTAACCCAGTAGATGTTCTGAGTGTCAACGAGTTGTTAGAATCG GTATCAGAAACTGCTCGGCAAGTTGCAAGTCTCCCTGTTTCCTCCATTCCTGTACCTTATGACCAAATGATGAATCAGTGCGAAGCTCTTGTGACGGGTAAGCAGCAAAAGATGTCTGTGCTTCGAAGTTTCAAACCGGAAGCAACCAAAGCTATAACTTTCtcagaagacgaagaaaaggAGGAACAATTTCTTCTGAAGGAG ACAGAAGAAGCTGGTGAAGATGATCAGAAGGCAATGATTGTGGCTGATGTTCAACCTCAAGACCAGCTTGGATTCTTCTCACAGGAAGTTCCACAAAATTCTTTTCGGTTACCGCCTTCCAGCCCTTACGATAAGTTCTTGAAAGCAGCTGGGTGTTGA
- the LOC104739145 gene encoding uncharacterized protein LOC104739145 isoform X1, with product MMATPEEVEYDKFRERVERTVYIDELTPLATVPVVESAVNQFGTVKSVSFVPNLLGPKELPIGVLVEMETKEMAENVIATVTQLPFMVVGMPRLVRATPAHPDMFCDRPKKPGRKIRFRWMKPNDPDFDKAVKMKRLVRKHTAEASFLLKKQLEEAEKLSKQQAETTLTHHKKYELCDKLLHDGVAQKLAERFNMKYFR from the exons A TGATGGCTACTCCGGAAGAAGTAGAGTATGACAAGTTTCGAGAGAGAGTTGAGCGTACTGTGTATATAGACGAGCTCACGCCTCTAGCCACAGTCCCCGTTGTTGAATCTGCTGTGAACCAGTTCGGAACGGTCAAGAGTGTCAGCTTCGTTCCAAACTTGTTGGGTCCAAAGGAGCTTCCAATTGGTGTCCTCGTTGAGATGGAGACTAAAGAGATGGCAGAGAATGTTATCGCCACTGTCACTCAGTTGCctttcatggttgttggaatgCCTAGGCTTGTGAGAGCTACTCCTGCTCATCCTGACATGTTTTGTGATCGACCAAAGAAGCCTGGTAGAAAGATCCGTTTTCGCTGGATGAAGCCTAATGATCCTGATTTCGACAAGGCTGTTAAAATGAAGCGGCTTGTTCGTAAACATACCGCTGAAGCTTCTTTTTTGCTCAag aAACAGCTCGAGGAGGCGGAGAAGCTGTCTAAACAGCAAGCTGAGACGACGCTAACACATCATAAGAAGTATGAGTTGTGTGATAAACTCCTCCACGATGGCGTTGCTCAGAAACTGGCTGAACGTTTCAACATGAAGTATTTTCGTTAG
- the LOC104739145 gene encoding uncharacterized protein LOC104739145 isoform X2 — MATPEEVEYDKFRERVERTVYIDELTPLATVPVVESAVNQFGTVKSVSFVPNLLGPKELPIGVLVEMETKEMAENVIATVTQLPFMVVGMPRLVRATPAHPDMFCDRPKKPGRKIRFRWMKPNDPDFDKAVKMKRLVRKHTAEASFLLKKQLEEAEKLSKQQAETTLTHHKKYELCDKLLHDGVAQKLAERFNMKYFR, encoded by the exons ATGGCTACTCCGGAAGAAGTAGAGTATGACAAGTTTCGAGAGAGAGTTGAGCGTACTGTGTATATAGACGAGCTCACGCCTCTAGCCACAGTCCCCGTTGTTGAATCTGCTGTGAACCAGTTCGGAACGGTCAAGAGTGTCAGCTTCGTTCCAAACTTGTTGGGTCCAAAGGAGCTTCCAATTGGTGTCCTCGTTGAGATGGAGACTAAAGAGATGGCAGAGAATGTTATCGCCACTGTCACTCAGTTGCctttcatggttgttggaatgCCTAGGCTTGTGAGAGCTACTCCTGCTCATCCTGACATGTTTTGTGATCGACCAAAGAAGCCTGGTAGAAAGATCCGTTTTCGCTGGATGAAGCCTAATGATCCTGATTTCGACAAGGCTGTTAAAATGAAGCGGCTTGTTCGTAAACATACCGCTGAAGCTTCTTTTTTGCTCAag aAACAGCTCGAGGAGGCGGAGAAGCTGTCTAAACAGCAAGCTGAGACGACGCTAACACATCATAAGAAGTATGAGTTGTGTGATAAACTCCTCCACGATGGCGTTGCTCAGAAACTGGCTGAACGTTTCAACATGAAGTATTTTCGTTAG
- the LOC104739147 gene encoding calmodulin-like protein 7, translated as MDPTELKRVFQMFDKNGDGTITGKELSETLRSLGIYIPDKELTQMIEKIDVNGDGCVDIDEFGELYKTIMDEEDEEEEDMKEAFNVFDQNGDGFITVDELKAVLSSLGLKQGKTLDECKKMIKQVDVDGDGRVNYQEFRQMMKGGGFCSLS; from the coding sequence atggatCCGACAGAGCTAAAACGCGTGTTCCAAATGTTTGACAAGAACGGGGACGGGACGATCACGGGAAAAGAGCTAAGCGAGACACTACGAAGCCTCGGGATATACATTCCTGACAAGGAGTTGACTCAGATGATCGAGAAGATCGACGTGAATGGTGACGGGTGCGTGGATATAGACGAGTTTGGGGAGCTTTACAAAACTATAAtggacgaagaagacgaagaagaagaggacatgAAGGAAGCTTTCAATGTGTTTGATCAGAATGGAGATGGGTTTATAACGGTGGATGAATTGAAAGCGGTATTGTCTTCCTTGGGGCTCAAACAAGGTAAGACCTTGGATGAATGTAAGAAGATGATAAAGCAAGTGGATGTTGATGGTGATGGGAGGGTTAACTACCAAGAGTTTAGACAAATGATGAAAGGCGgtggtttttgttctttgagttaa